One stretch of Candidatus Limnocylindria bacterium DNA includes these proteins:
- a CDS encoding AAA family ATPase: MQTALGNTAYVLDHNKKRLLILFIVVGGAIGLYGIRGIFQGILDMIGQAPQLLVLLLFYSFMMIVQFGALMWFMSRPRTYTVTPDKPQIGLSFENYRGQPDLLDHAKSLVRILKGVKTFQDRGGEMPQGMLLAGPPGTGKTFLAGVMAAEANLPFIYVDASSLSSMWMGVDALIVISLFRKARGLARKYATPGQPGCCILFLDELDSVGLSRGGMSGGQQQGMMGPMGMMGGRGLALNTMLNQMDSLGKHVEDRMKYKIARWLGIVRGPVPPKPVVFVIGATNRPDVLDPALVRAGRLDRKLMVYEPDGEGRKDILQHYLRLKAHDPEIPVELMVADSIGWTPIELKTVINEALIVAHDAGREFLTYKDWLTARDARLLGIKQPILSMSAHDRRTIAYHEAGHAIASHYLNKDDRIQKASIIRMGDAYGVVMPTPKLERHQLHAEEVENDIMVSLGSRAVEEIILHTKTANASSDLRNATNRAIAYVGTWGMGSTLLAFPPSAAGAPPQVLSLADKLLEGLFEETKRLIREKEYAVHAIAGQLLQRGELIGPELDEIFAAADLSNPEMAKEFVRRPVNLPKMSDLMKKEEQPPEVAVVPVAASDLPGQPAPTPIPGG; the protein is encoded by the coding sequence ATGCAGACGGCACTCGGCAACACCGCGTACGTGCTTGATCACAACAAGAAACGCCTGCTGATCCTGTTCATCGTGGTGGGTGGCGCGATCGGCCTGTACGGCATCCGCGGCATCTTCCAGGGGATCCTCGACATGATCGGGCAGGCGCCGCAGCTGCTCGTCCTGCTGCTCTTCTACTCGTTCATGATGATCGTGCAGTTCGGGGCGCTGATGTGGTTCATGTCGCGCCCGCGCACCTACACGGTCACGCCTGACAAGCCGCAGATCGGGCTCTCATTCGAGAACTACCGCGGTCAGCCAGACCTGCTCGACCACGCGAAGAGCCTGGTCCGGATCCTGAAGGGCGTGAAGACGTTCCAGGACCGCGGCGGCGAGATGCCCCAGGGCATGCTGCTCGCGGGCCCGCCCGGCACCGGCAAGACGTTCCTCGCGGGCGTCATGGCGGCCGAGGCGAACCTGCCGTTCATCTACGTCGACGCTTCGAGCCTCTCGAGCATGTGGATGGGCGTGGACGCCCTCATCGTGATCTCACTGTTCCGCAAGGCACGTGGCCTCGCGCGCAAGTACGCGACGCCCGGGCAGCCCGGCTGCTGCATCCTCTTCCTTGACGAGCTCGACTCGGTCGGGCTGTCCCGCGGCGGCATGTCCGGCGGCCAGCAGCAAGGAATGATGGGCCCGATGGGCATGATGGGCGGCCGCGGCCTGGCCCTGAACACGATGCTCAACCAGATGGACTCGCTCGGGAAGCACGTCGAAGACCGCATGAAGTACAAGATCGCGCGGTGGCTCGGCATCGTCCGCGGCCCCGTGCCGCCGAAGCCCGTGGTGTTCGTCATCGGCGCGACCAACCGGCCCGACGTGCTCGACCCGGCGCTGGTGCGTGCCGGCCGTCTCGACCGCAAGCTCATGGTCTACGAGCCCGACGGCGAAGGCCGCAAGGACATCCTCCAGCACTACCTGCGCCTCAAGGCGCACGACCCCGAGATCCCGGTCGAGCTCATGGTCGCGGACTCCATCGGCTGGACACCGATCGAGCTGAAGACCGTCATCAACGAGGCGCTCATCGTCGCGCACGACGCGGGACGCGAATTCCTCACCTACAAGGACTGGCTCACCGCCCGCGACGCGCGACTGCTCGGCATCAAGCAGCCGATCCTCAGCATGTCGGCGCACGACCGGCGCACCATCGCCTACCACGAAGCCGGCCACGCGATCGCCTCGCACTACCTCAACAAGGACGACCGCATCCAGAAGGCCTCGATCATCCGCATGGGTGACGCGTACGGCGTCGTCATGCCCACGCCGAAGCTCGAGCGCCACCAGCTCCACGCCGAAGAGGTCGAGAACGACATCATGGTGTCGCTCGGATCCCGGGCCGTCGAAGAGATCATCCTGCACACGAAGACGGCGAACGCCTCGTCGGACCTGCGGAATGCGACCAACCGCGCGATCGCATACGTGGGCACGTGGGGCATGGGATCGACGCTCCTCGCATTCCCGCCGAGCGCCGCGGGCGCGCCGCCCCAGGTGCTCTCGCTCGCCGACAAGCTGCTCGAGGGTCTCTTCGAGGAGACCAAGCGGCTCATTCGCGAGAAGGAGTACGCCGTACACGCGATCGCCGGCCAGCTGCTCCAGCGTGGCGAGCTCATCGGTCCCGAGCTGGACGAGATCTTCGCGGCTGCCGACCTGTCGAACCCCGAGATGGCGAAAGAGTTCGTCCGGCGTCCGGTGAACCTGCCGAAGATGTCCGACCTCATGAAGAAGGAAGAGCAGCCGCCCGAGGTCGCTGTCGTTCCTGTGGCTGCGTCGGATCTGCCCGGCCAGCCGGCGCCGACGCCGATACCGGGGGGCTAG